TGCATGCCCTCTGGGATATACctagagagacagacagtgagtcaGTACTTCACATGTACGTACTGCAGGAACATGTGGTGGCTGTGTGTCTGGATATTTGGAATTAGGGGCAAAATGATTAACCTTACAAGATCTCTTGTAAGAGTGGGGAAAATTGGTACTTCAAGATCATAGttttaaaaagtcagtttttagAGTTACTCATCTCCATTGCTATATCATCTATTAAAAACTAAGAACTCTGCTGTGTGATGGCCTTTAAATACAGACCTACTCCATCCAACCAGAGGAGGAACTGCAGCCATCAAAGCAAACACCCAAGTCATTGCGCAGCAAGCTATAGCATGGTTAGGCTTGAAGGCGAAGTTCCCGAGTGGCTTGCAGACGACAAGCCATCTCTCAAATGCTACCACAGCCAGAGACCACAGGCTGACCATACCTGGAACAAGACAGGAGAGAATAACAGACTGATAACAGCTCCCTCATTGAGCTGCACTTTGTCATACTGCATATCTGTGGTAGAGTCTAAAACATTATAAAGCAGGGATTGTAATGGTTACTTTGTTTTACTAAATGATACTTCTGGCTTGCCTGCAGTCCACTCAGCTAGACCTCAGCGGTAGTTGCATGTTTGGTATTAGGCTTTATTATTATCTGTAGAGGCCTTATGACATATTTTGCTGTCacattttcattgaaaaatTGTTTGACATTAAAGGAAGGTAAAACGATCACAGTGGATCTGATGCAGAATGGTTTTAAGCAGTGTTATAGTCAAGACCACCTTAACGGAGACAAAATCATGATCGAGACTACCAGTGCTTGCCTCTTACTGGAAAATGTGGAACATAAAAACCATAATGTTCCATAGTCTGAAAGACCCATATTCCCACTAAATCACCcagataaaacaacaaaagattTCTCTTTTATGCCATATTAAGTATACGTGTATACTTAATATGGCACAGGCAATTCAGTGATATCCCTACAGTTGTGGTCTGGGCTGGTcttgaaataaagttttctgagTCAGAGACCACAATAAAATGGAGTAAAAATGTGGCTGAGTCCAAGATGAAGCCGAGACCTTCAAATACTGGTCTCAAGAACAAGACAGATCTTGAGTACTACACACTGGTTTTAAGTTTAGACAAAGAATTCGTCTCTAGTCTGTCATCCAAAGTTTCTAGGTTGCTTCCTGAGCAGCAAGAGCCAATGTTTCTTTGTAGATTGAGGAACAGAACTATATCTTAGTTCTCATAACAACATGAAATTAACAGCTAAGATGTTAAAGttgttaaatattatttttcataTATTAAGCACAAGCTAAAATTGCAGATTTTTGTATGAGGTGGAGACACTGACTTTACAAAGTGTTGTTTCTGTGGTAAAGATCAAAGTATTTCTCCAGCAGACTACTGTTATGAAAAACAAGTGTCAGTATAGAGCCATGCTATCatatattttcatataaatAGCAATGTAATACCATGATGCTGATGGTGAAACCACACTGTAATCTATAAAGGATTGTTTTGTCATGGGAAGAAGTGGCTGCGACTTATCTGAAGATATCTTGTCTGACAATAAAATCAGCATGGTGGGGTTGCAAGAAAGTTCAGAGGAGGCTTGCAGTTTTAATGTAATCCTTTTTTATAAACAGTAACCATAGGCACAAAATGTTGCATACTTTAAAAGACGCATAAGCAGAAATGTTTGCCTTTTGGTCAATaggattaaaaaagaaactccTCTGTGGTAGGATTGTACTCAGCTAACTATTTTTTataactttgttttatttattgcattCATCAAGATCCTTACCACCAACAGTTGCTGTAAATCCTTCAATCTTGCACCCCAGTGGACCAAGAATCATGTATCTGAAGGCAAAGCAGTAGAAGCAGGTGAAGGAGCCGACAGAGGAGACGAGGAGGTTTGCCACAGCCAAGTTCACCAGAATGTAGTTCAGATGAGAGCGGAGCTTCTTATATTGAACAGTACATGCGATAGTGAGGATATTAATGCCTGTACCGGTCACAAACAGGAAGAACATAAATGCTGACATGGAATAAAATATCCCAAGGCTCCCTAAGTGGTCCTGAGGAACTAGGTATGGACTGAAGGATGTGATGTTGTTGGTGTCCAGAGGGATGGGAATCCAGAAGTCCTCTGGGAGCTCCACTGGACGATTTCCCCTCATTTTTGTCTGGTTCTGTGTCAAATAAAAATTCAAGCACTTTTCAGAAAGATGTTAAAATGGTATTATTGTACCAAGACTACAAATAATTTGCATCTGATTTTAAATAGTGCTGATACTTCTGACTGTTTCACAGTCCTCTGACTgacctttgtctctctctgatgGAGCGTTAAGGGCGCATTTATAGGAACTTTGAATATCACTCAGGCTAAACTTAATTGGCTCAAGGAGGGGCTTTAAAGCTTTGGTTCACAGATCACACATACTTATACTGgtgtatgtgcacacacatcatGCACTCCCATAATAACATGTGCCACCTTTGAGCTAATATAGAGATTAGTAGCTCAGTACCAGAGCTTGCAAGGATCATCTTGATACATCCCAGTGTAGCACTGTTTGTGAACCACCTAATctcatcatcagtgatgtgcGGGTGGTCATTTGCATGCATTTGGCCCTCAGTAATCCAGGGTGTACTGGGTTACCTCAGACTTTATGTCACCAACAATTTCAAAGAAACAGATTCTTATTATACATATGCGCCAGCAATAGCCGTGGCCAAAGGCAATTTTGTTTTCAGGTTgaccctctgtctgtctcattcttgtttacgcaatatcttaagaatgcctcaagggaattttttcaaatttggcacaaacattcacaacgatgaaataaatagaaattggtggtcaaaagtcaaaggtcagcgtcactgtgacctcaaaaaacatgtttttggccataacttaagaGTTCATACGCTAATAAAAGTGACTAcgatgatattttatatccaaaaggtgaAACGTCAACTTCCctgtgacatcatactgttctgcaaaaacaaattCCTGGCAATTATTCAGCATCaaaactcaggaacagaagggttAGTTAGATACTGAATTGGAGACACTGATCATGTCCCCTGTCTCATGAAGACAATAATTTGGTTGGAATCATtaacagtaacaaaaacaaCGACTGTCaccacaatgcttttttttcatttcttggAGTGAATATGTGCCTCACAACACAATGCACATACAGGGAAACTGCATGCAGTCCAAACCAGTGAATGTCATCAACAAACGGACACTATatagaaatgttttttattttttttatttttcactttgcaGTTTATTTATGACTTCTTACTCGAATATCAGCagagcatatatatatatatatatatatatatatatatatatatatattatatgacagaacacatacatttattgttatttacaaTTCACAATAATTTGTGGCAAGCCTTGATGTTCAGGCTAAGCAGGCCCAACTTTGGAGACTTCAGTCACTGATTGTGATGTGGAGGattcctcctcacctccacccaTCCCCACCATCGCCATCATGCATGAACGGAACTGAAATTACAAAAGGGTAAAAGTCGTTAAAATGTACGTTGTTTGTGTAGGACAAAAGTCTGTTATCTATTTTTATCATAAAGTGTGAAGATAACAGAGGGTGAAAGGAagcaaaatgttaattttaaacattaaaggcTCTCCTGATATTAGGCAGAATTGTCAACTTTCTACACTCTGTTTCTattttcagtctgacattgcatcCATTCTAACTGATTTCTGTGGGGCAAGGGGATTTGATTTTCCCAAATCAGTCACTAGAGAGCATGTCCACCTGAATCTTACTTCATGTTGAGTCCACACTGATatgtagccatgccaacatgcTGGTTTTGCCAGTGTTTTAagagtggagcagagagaaGTAACAACAAACTTTGATATTGGGCAATGTTGACAAGACCTGGATTTAGAATTGCCTCAACAGTAGCATCTATCTTCAGCACTTTGCCAAACAACCTGACAACAATTTGACAAGAGTGTTAACCCCGTTTGTTGTGCTGATTGGCTAAGTGACTCCACCCATGGCACTCTTTGgtagcttttttttatttctgaaacTGAAATTTCATGTCACATTGGCAGACAAACCAGTCAACTCAGTGACGTGAGCAGATTCAAAGATCTGCAGGCAAATTAAAGGCACTATAGTGTA
This region of Epinephelus fuscoguttatus linkage group LG1, E.fuscoguttatus.final_Chr_v1 genomic DNA includes:
- the LOC125889739 gene encoding blue-sensitive opsin; the encoded protein is MRGNRPVELPEDFWIPIPLDTNNITSFSPYLVPQDHLGSLGIFYSMSAFMFFLFVTGTGINILTIACTVQYKKLRSHLNYILVNLAVANLLVSSVGSFTCFYCFAFRYMILGPLGCKIEGFTATVGGMVSLWSLAVVAFERWLVVCKPLGNFAFKPNHAIACCAMTWVFALMAAVPPLVGWSRYIPEGMQCSCGPDWYTTNNKFNNESYVMFLFCFCFSVPFFTIVFCYSQLLFMLKAAAKAQAESASTQKAEREVTRMVVVMVLGFLVCWMPYASFALWVVNNRGQPFDLRLATIPSCLSKASTVYNPIIYILLNKQFRSCIQKMLGMSGGDDEESSTSQSVTEVSKVGPA